The nucleotide window GGGTCGTATACGGCTTCACCCAGGTCATGAGCAAACCAGAAGAGAGTGGTAATGATTAACAGAGAGCGCAAGCCAGGCTGGGTAAACACATAGCGAATGCCAAAAGTCAGCTTTTGCGTAATGGTTTCTGAATCTGTTTCTGGATTTGGCTGCGGCTGAGGAATATGAACGAGGAGGAGGGTGGCGATCGCCATTCCAAAGGTGACCAAATCAATCAGCAATATCCCCAAAAAACCAACGAATGGATACAGAACTCCAGCCAGGGCAGGGGCAACGATCGCAGACCCGTAATGAATCGCAGAATCCATGCTGTTGGCACGAGTGTAATGCTGCTTGGGTACAATAAGAGTAATGGAGGTAGAGTAGGCTAAGCTCTGAATTTGTCCGAATCCTCCGCTGATGGCTGCTAGAAGGTACAAATGCCAGATTTGCAGACTATCGGCAAGATAAAGTAATCCGATAACCAGGGTTGAGAGAGCGGCGATCGCATCGCCTAACATCATTAAGTGCTTGCGATTGTAGCGATCGACAATAAGTCCAGCAACGAGTGAAATGGGGATGCGGGGAAGCTGTGAAAAGAAGCCCACCAGAGCTAGAGCCGTTGCTGATTTAGTGAGATGCCATGCCCAGAGGATGAGGGCAAATTCGGTCATATAGCTGCCAATCGTAGATACTAATTGACCAAACCAGACAATGGTGAATGTACGCACAGATAAACTTTCTAATTCTCAATGTTGAAGTATTCGTGATTCGTTAG belongs to Timaviella obliquedivisa GSE-PSE-MK23-08B and includes:
- a CDS encoding MFS transporter gives rise to the protein MRTFTIVWFGQLVSTIGSYMTEFALILWAWHLTKSATALALVGFFSQLPRIPISLVAGLIVDRYNRKHLMMLGDAIAALSTLVIGLLYLADSLQIWHLYLLAAISGGFGQIQSLAYSTSITLIVPKQHYTRANSMDSAIHYGSAIVAPALAGVLYPFVGFLGILLIDLVTFGMAIATLLLVHIPQPQPNPETDSETITQKLTFGIRYVFTQPGLRSLLIITTLFWFAHDLGEAVYDPMILARTNGSAQVLASVASAAGIGGVTGAIILSAWGGTKRRIHGMLAGFMGAGLSKTVFGFGQVPLVWIPAQFCSSLNFPLLGSSETAIWMEKIAPEIQGRVFAANALVVQSVSAIALLIAGPLADRVFEPALQQNNRLTSLFHAIVGTGAGAGISLLYILTSMTLVLIGLGGYVLPTLRRVED